A single window of Providencia alcalifaciens DNA harbors:
- the hpaC gene encoding 4-hydroxyphenylacetate 3-monooxygenase, reductase component, with amino-acid sequence MSLENEHRLRFRDAMASLGAAVNIVTTDGPEGRCGITATAVCSVTDTPPTLMVCVNRNSTMNAVFQKNGRLCVNVLNHDQEDLACHFAGMKGSTMDERFGWDMWDKGILEQPLLRNALANLEGEITQVQDIGTHSVYMVEMKKIIVSDDGHGLVYFKRKFHPVLHKILEHTA; translated from the coding sequence ATGTCTTTAGAAAATGAACATCGCTTACGCTTCAGAGATGCGATGGCAAGTCTCGGTGCCGCTGTTAACATCGTCACCACGGATGGTCCAGAAGGTCGTTGTGGTATTACTGCCACTGCGGTTTGTTCTGTGACTGATACGCCACCGACTTTGATGGTATGCGTTAACCGCAATAGTACTATGAATGCGGTTTTTCAAAAGAATGGCCGCCTATGCGTTAACGTTCTCAACCATGATCAAGAAGATTTAGCTTGTCACTTTGCCGGTATGAAAGGTTCGACAATGGATGAGCGCTTTGGATGGGACATGTGGGATAAAGGCATTTTAGAGCAACCACTGTTAAGAAATGCCCTTGCGAATCTTGAAGGTGAAATTACCCAAGTACAAGATATTGGCACTCACTCTGTCTATATGGTTGAGATGAAAAAGATTATTGTTAGCGATGATGGACATGGCTTAGTTTATTTTAAACGTAAATTCCATCCCGTTTTGCATAAAATCTTAGAGCATACAGCCTAA
- the hpaB gene encoding 4-hydroxyphenylacetate 3-monooxygenase, oxygenase component: MKPEDFRSDAKRPFNSQEYLKSLQDGREIYIYGERVKDVTTHPAFRNSAASIGQLYDALHDKSTHDQLCWGTDTGNGGYTHKFFRFAKSADDLRQQRDAIADWSRQSYGWMGRTPDYKAAFASCLGANPEYYGQFADNARNWYKRVQESGLYFNHAIVNPPIDRHKPADEVKDVYIKLEKETDAGIIVSGAKVVATNSALTHYNFIGFGSAQVMGDNPDFALMFVAPMDADGVKLISRASYELVSGATGSPFDYPLSSRFDENDAILVMDHVLIPWENVLIYRDFDRARNWAVQGGFARLFPLQACVRLAVKLDFITGLLQKSLECTGVIDFRGVQADLGEVVAWRNLFWSLTDAMCSEAKAWEGGAFLPDTQAIQTYRVMAPMAYTKIKNIIESNVTSGLIYLPSSVRDMNNPEIDKYLAKYVRGSNGMDHVERIKILKLMWDAIGSEFGGRHELYEINYAGSQDEIRLQCLRHAQGSGNMKAMTDMVDRCLSDYDQHGWKRPHLHNNNDINLLDSLLK, encoded by the coding sequence ATGAAACCAGAAGATTTTCGTTCCGATGCTAAGCGCCCATTTAATAGCCAAGAATATCTAAAAAGTTTGCAAGATGGACGCGAGATTTATATCTATGGTGAGCGTGTTAAAGATGTCACCACGCACCCTGCTTTTCGTAACTCAGCAGCTTCTATAGGACAGTTATATGATGCGCTTCATGATAAATCGACTCATGACCAGCTTTGCTGGGGCACAGATACAGGCAACGGCGGGTACACACACAAATTCTTCCGCTTCGCAAAAAGTGCAGATGACTTACGCCAACAACGCGATGCCATCGCAGATTGGTCACGCCAAAGCTACGGATGGATGGGACGCACTCCAGACTATAAGGCGGCATTCGCCAGCTGTTTAGGAGCTAACCCAGAATATTATGGACAGTTTGCCGATAACGCACGCAACTGGTACAAACGCGTTCAAGAGAGCGGATTGTATTTTAACCATGCGATTGTTAACCCACCTATCGATCGCCATAAGCCTGCTGATGAAGTTAAAGATGTTTATATAAAACTAGAAAAAGAAACTGATGCAGGTATTATCGTCAGCGGCGCAAAAGTGGTCGCGACTAACTCCGCATTGACACACTATAACTTTATCGGTTTTGGTTCCGCACAAGTCATGGGAGATAACCCTGATTTTGCGCTGATGTTTGTTGCTCCTATGGATGCAGACGGCGTGAAATTAATTTCTCGCGCATCTTATGAATTAGTTTCAGGTGCAACTGGCTCGCCATTTGATTATCCTTTATCTAGCCGTTTTGATGAAAATGATGCCATTCTGGTTATGGACCATGTGTTAATTCCATGGGAAAACGTGCTGATTTATCGTGATTTCGACCGTGCTCGTAACTGGGCAGTGCAAGGTGGCTTTGCTCGCCTGTTCCCATTGCAAGCTTGTGTGCGTTTAGCGGTCAAATTAGACTTCATTACAGGTCTTCTACAAAAGAGCCTTGAATGTACCGGTGTTATTGATTTCCGTGGTGTTCAAGCGGATCTCGGTGAAGTTGTCGCTTGGCGTAACCTGTTCTGGTCACTGACTGATGCTATGTGTTCAGAAGCAAAAGCTTGGGAAGGCGGTGCATTCCTGCCTGATACTCAAGCCATCCAAACATATCGTGTTATGGCACCAATGGCCTACACCAAAATCAAAAATATCATCGAAAGTAACGTAACGAGTGGTTTGATCTATCTGCCATCAAGCGTACGTGATATGAATAACCCAGAGATTGACAAATATCTGGCAAAATATGTTCGCGGTTCAAATGGGATGGATCACGTTGAACGTATTAAAATTTTAAAATTAATGTGGGATGCTATCGGCAGTGAATTCGGTGGTCGCCATGAACTGTATGAGATTAACTACGCAGGAAGCCAAGATGAAATTCGTCTGCAATGTCTGCGTCATGCTCAAGGTTCTGGCAATATGAAAGCCATGACAGATATGGTTGATCGCTGCCTATCTGACTACGACCAGCACGGCTGGAAGCGTCCTCACCTGCACAACAACAACGATATTAATCTGTTAGATTCGCTGCTGAAGTAA
- the hpaA gene encoding 4-hydroxyphenylacetate catabolism regulatory protein HpaA has translation MTGITNIDIGKDYDEVLGNDDVHYQTFGKLAAFFGRDMPAHRHDGYFQLHYLVTGHITLQLDESRYSVQAPLFILTPPSVAHAFFTQEDTDGHVLTVRQDLISPLLESLYSANLDRVDIPAICLSVADKPQDIETFNHYWDLMARESANNYIGRDQVLSSLAQALFTFLLRSVPLDEHHVSGVRGEHRLFQRFNQLIDMHYREHLSVPDYADKLGVTESRLKDMCRRFANRPPKKLIFDRMLREAKRMLLFCDISVSEIAYQLGFKDPAYFARFFNRSEGTSPSQWREQNIH, from the coding sequence ATGACAGGCATTACAAACATAGATATAGGGAAGGATTACGATGAAGTCCTGGGCAACGACGACGTCCACTACCAAACCTTCGGCAAACTCGCCGCCTTCTTCGGCCGCGACATGCCCGCTCATCGTCACGATGGCTATTTCCAATTACACTATTTAGTGACTGGGCATATTACGCTCCAGCTGGATGAGTCCCGTTATTCTGTGCAGGCACCGTTATTTATTCTGACGCCCCCTTCTGTCGCCCATGCATTTTTTACCCAAGAAGATACTGACGGGCATGTATTAACCGTGCGGCAAGATTTAATTTCGCCACTGTTGGAATCTCTTTATTCTGCCAATCTGGACAGAGTCGATATTCCGGCGATTTGTTTATCTGTCGCGGATAAACCCCAAGATATTGAAACTTTTAATCATTATTGGGATTTAATGGCGCGGGAATCTGCTAATAACTATATTGGTCGAGACCAAGTGTTATCTTCACTTGCCCAAGCCTTATTTACCTTTTTACTGCGCTCTGTCCCTCTTGATGAGCACCATGTTAGCGGCGTTCGTGGTGAACATCGATTATTCCAACGTTTTAACCAGCTTATTGATATGCATTATCGCGAGCATCTCTCTGTCCCTGACTATGCGGATAAACTCGGCGTCACCGAATCTCGCTTAAAAGATATGTGCCGGCGATTCGCCAACCGCCCACCGAAGAAGCTCATTTTCGATAGAATGTTACGTGAAGCAAAACGCATGCTGCTATTTTGCGATATCTCCGTTTCTGAAATTGCTTATCAACTTGGATTTAAAGATCCAGCCTATTTTGCCCGCTTTTTTAATCGCTCTGAGGGGACCTCTCCAAGCCAATGGCGCGAGCAAAATATCCACTAA
- the hpaX gene encoding 4-hydroxyphenylacetate permease: protein MSNPQSVASNNPADQHKNLTEPQQRVINKLFKRLIVFLFVLFVFSFLDRINIGFAGLTMGKDIGLSSTMFGLAATLFYATYVIFGIPSNIMLGIVGARRWIATIMVLWGIASTATMFATGPTSLYILRMLVGIAEAGFLPGILVYLTYWFPAYFRARANALFMIAMPVTMAFGSLASGYILGLDGVLNLKGWQWLFLLEGFPSVILGVLVWFYLDDSPKKAKWLTQEDKDTLQEMMDKDQLELVQPHGSKSQTALQNTSLWKEIFTPVILMYTVAYFCLTNTLSAINIWTPQIMQSFNQGSSNAMIGLLTAIPQFCTILGMIYWSRRSDRLQERKMHTALPYLFAAAGWVIAAMTHQPMIQLLGIIMASTGSFTAMAVFWTTPDQSISLRARAIGIAVINATGNIGSAVSPLLIGWLKDQTGSFNSGLYFVAGLLVVGALLVIAIPMKNSRPRATP, encoded by the coding sequence ATGAGTAATCCACAAAGTGTTGCCAGCAATAACCCGGCTGATCAACATAAAAACCTCACTGAACCTCAGCAGCGAGTCATCAATAAATTATTTAAACGATTGATCGTCTTTTTATTCGTTCTATTTGTTTTTTCATTTTTAGATCGTATCAATATCGGCTTTGCAGGGCTGACCATGGGGAAAGACATTGGTCTCTCTTCTACCATGTTTGGTCTGGCTGCCACGCTGTTTTACGCCACTTATGTTATTTTCGGTATTCCAAGTAATATCATGCTGGGGATCGTGGGCGCTCGTCGCTGGATTGCCACTATTATGGTGTTGTGGGGTATCGCCTCCACTGCCACGATGTTTGCCACCGGGCCGACCAGTTTATATATTCTGCGTATGCTGGTGGGTATCGCTGAAGCGGGCTTCTTACCGGGGATTCTCGTTTACTTAACCTACTGGTTCCCTGCCTATTTCCGTGCGCGTGCTAATGCGTTATTTATGATTGCAATGCCAGTTACCATGGCGTTTGGTTCTTTAGCTTCTGGCTATATTCTGGGCTTAGATGGCGTTTTAAATCTTAAAGGTTGGCAGTGGTTATTCTTATTAGAAGGCTTCCCTTCGGTTATTCTCGGTGTGTTAGTTTGGTTCTATTTGGATGATTCTCCGAAGAAAGCAAAATGGCTGACTCAGGAAGATAAAGATACTCTGCAAGAGATGATGGATAAAGACCAGTTGGAGTTAGTGCAACCGCACGGGTCAAAAAGCCAAACCGCATTGCAAAACACCAGTTTATGGAAAGAGATTTTCACCCCTGTGATCTTAATGTACACAGTCGCCTATTTCTGTCTAACTAACACGTTGAGCGCCATTAATATTTGGACGCCACAAATTATGCAGAGTTTTAATCAGGGCAGCAGTAATGCCATGATTGGGCTATTAACTGCGATCCCTCAGTTCTGTACAATTTTGGGGATGATTTATTGGAGTCGCCGTTCAGATCGCTTGCAAGAGCGTAAGATGCACACCGCGTTACCGTATTTGTTTGCAGCGGCAGGTTGGGTGATCGCTGCGATGACTCATCAGCCGATGATCCAATTATTGGGGATCATTATGGCGTCCACCGGTTCGTTTACCGCGATGGCGGTTTTCTGGACCACGCCAGATCAGTCGATCAGTTTACGCGCTCGCGCTATTGGTATTGCAGTGATCAACGCAACCGGTAATATAGGTTCCGCGGTCAGCCCACTGTTAATCGGTTGGCTGAAGGATCAAACGGGTAGCTTCAACTCCGGTCTCTATTTTGTTGCCGGTTTGCTGGTGGTCGGTGCCCTTCTGGTCATCGCTATCCCAATGAAAAACTCAAGACCAAGAGCCACACCGTAA
- the hpaI gene encoding 4-hydroxy-2-oxoheptanedioate aldolase translates to MDLLENKFKKALKTGKPQIGLWLGLCSPYSAELVAGAGFDWLLIDGEHAPNNVQTTLAQLQAIAPYPSQPVVRPAWNEPVIIKQLLDIGAQTLLLPMVQNAEQAEQAVRSTRYPPAGIRGVGSALARASRWNRIPDYLKRANDEMCVIVQVETREAIKNLPEILKVEGVDGVFIGPADLSADMGFSGNPNHPEVKAVIEEAIKQIRAAGLAPGILMAAPDIAEHYIKLGALFVAVGVDTTLLARTAEALAAKFGKTVSDMDNSASSVY, encoded by the coding sequence GTGGATCTGTTAGAAAATAAATTCAAAAAAGCCCTGAAAACAGGCAAACCACAAATTGGTTTATGGCTAGGATTGTGCAGCCCATACAGTGCTGAACTGGTTGCTGGCGCTGGATTTGATTGGCTGTTGATCGATGGTGAACATGCACCAAACAATGTGCAAACGACCTTAGCACAATTACAAGCAATTGCCCCTTATCCATCACAACCAGTGGTTCGCCCTGCGTGGAATGAGCCGGTGATTATCAAGCAATTGCTGGATATCGGCGCACAAACGCTATTACTGCCAATGGTGCAAAATGCTGAACAAGCGGAGCAAGCGGTACGCTCCACCCGTTATCCACCAGCGGGAATTCGTGGGGTGGGAAGCGCCTTAGCTCGCGCCTCTCGTTGGAATCGCATCCCTGATTATTTAAAACGCGCTAACGATGAAATGTGTGTAATTGTCCAAGTGGAAACCCGCGAAGCTATCAAAAATCTCCCTGAAATCCTCAAAGTTGAAGGAGTTGATGGGGTATTTATCGGTCCTGCGGATCTGAGTGCGGATATGGGCTTTTCTGGCAATCCAAATCACCCTGAAGTCAAAGCCGTCATAGAAGAAGCCATTAAGCAAATTCGAGCAGCAGGCTTAGCACCGGGAATTTTGATGGCAGCGCCGGATATCGCGGAACACTATATTAAGCTCGGAGCCCTATTTGTCGCCGTTGGTGTGGATACCACATTATTAGCGCGTACCGCTGAAGCCCTTGCCGCGAAATTTGGTAAAACGGTTTCCGATATGGATAACAGCGCATCTAGCGTGTACTAA